A window of Triplophysa dalaica isolate WHDGS20190420 chromosome 7, ASM1584641v1, whole genome shotgun sequence contains these coding sequences:
- the gper1 gene encoding G-protein coupled estrogen receptor 1, whose amino-acid sequence MEEQTTPVIQIYMNGTESLNASYDFNVTDVKESTYEFYIIGLFLSCLYTIFLFPIGFIGNILILVVNLNHREKMTIPDLYFVNLAVADLILVADSLIEVFNLNEKYYDYAVLCTFMSLFLQVNMYSSIFFLTWMSFDRYVALASSVSTSPLRTMQHAKLSCGLIWMASILATLLPFTIVQTQHTGEVHFCFANVFEIQWLEVTIGFLVPFSIIGLCYSLIVRILMNAQKHRGLWPRRQKALRMIVVVVLVFFICWLPENVFISIQLLQGTADPSKRSQTTLWHDYPLTGHIVNLAAFSNSCLNPIIYSFLGETFRDKLRLFIKRKASWSVVYRFCNHTLDLHIPVRSESEV is encoded by the coding sequence ATGGAAGAGCAGACTACCCCTGTGATTCAGATTTACATGAATGGCACTGAGAGTCTTAATGCTTCTTATGACTTCAACGTCACCGATGTCAAAGAAAGCACCTACGAGTTCTACATCATCGGACTGTTTCTCTCCTGCCTTTACACCATTTTTCTCTTCCCCATCGGCTTCATCGGTAACATCCTCATTTTGGTGGTCAACCTCAACCACCGTGAGAAGATGACTATCCCTGATCTCTACTTTGTGAACCTGGCGGTGGCGGACCTCATTCTGGTGGCGGACTCGCTAATCGAGGTCTTCAACCTCAATGAGAAGTACTACGACTACGCCGTGCTGTGCACCTTCATGTCTCTTTTCCTCCAGGTGAACATGTATAGCAGCATCTTCTTCCTGACATGGATGAGTTTCGACCGCTATGTGGCCCTCGCCAGTTCCGTGAGCACCAGTCCGTTGCGAACCATGCAGCACGCCAAGCTCAGCTGCGGCCTCATCTGGATGGCGTCCATCTTAGCGACTCTCCTTCCTTTCACCATCGTACAAACGCAGCACACCGGCGAGGTGCACTTCTGCTTCGCCAACGTCTTCGAGATCCAATGGCTGGAGGTGACGATTGGATTCCTGGTGCCCTTCTCCATCATCGGCTTGTGTTACTCGCTGATCGTTCGGATCCTCATGAACGCTCAGAAGCACAGGGGGCTCTGGCCTCGCCGGCAGAAGGCCCTGCGCATGATTGTGGTGGTGGTGCTAGTTTTCTTCATCTGTTGGCTCCCAGAGAACGTCTTCATCAGCATCCAGTTGCTCCAAGGCACGGCCGACCCATCAAAGCGTAGCCAGACCACGCTGTGGCACGATTACCCGTTGACCGGACACATCGTCAATCTGGCCGCCTTTTCAAACAGCTGCCTGAACCCGATCATTTACAGCTTCCTTGGAGAGACGTTCAGGGACAAGCTACGACTCTTTATCAAGAGGAAGGCCAGTTGGTCAGTGGTCTATCGCTTTTGCAATCACACCTTAGACTTGCACATTCCCGTCAGGAGCGAATCAGAAGTGTAG
- the h3f3a gene encoding H3 histone, family 3A: MARTKQTARKSTGGKAPRKQLATKAARKSAPSTGGVKKPHRYRPGTVALREIRRYQKSTELLIRKLPFQRLVREIAQDFKTDLRFQSAAIGALQEASEAYLVGLFEDTNLCAIHAKRVTIMPKDIQLARRIRGERA, encoded by the exons ATGGCTCGTACCAAGCAGACCGCGCGTAAATCCACTGGAGGTAAGGCGCCAAGGAAACAGTTGGCGACCAAAGCCGCAAGAAAGAGCGCGCCCTCTACTGGCGGTGTCAAGAAGCCCCATAGATACAG gcCTGGAACTGTCGCTCTGAGAGAGATTCGTCGTTATCAGAAGTCAACAGAATTGCTCATCCGCAAGTTGCCCTTCCAGCGTTTGGTGAGAGAAATCGCACAAGACTTCAAAACTGATCTGCGTTTCCAGAGTGCAGCTATTGGTGCACTGCag gAAGCAAGTGAGGCTTACCTTGTAGGTCTATTTGAAGACACGAACTTGTGCGCCATCCACGCCAAGAGAGTCACGATCATGCCCAAGGACATCCAACTGGCACGGCGGATCAGAGGAGAGCGGGCATAA
- the unkl gene encoding putative E3 ubiquitin-protein ligase UNKL isoform X1 — protein MPSVSKTAASASPQTEKPTHYTYLKEFRTEQCPLFLQHKCTQHRPFTCFHWHFLNQRRRRPIRRRDGTFNYSPDVYCTKYDETTGICPDGDDCPYLHRTTGDTERKYHLRYYKTGTCIHETDARGHCVKNGLHCAFAHGPHDLRPPVYDIREIQAQEALQNGQLGSGEGIPDLQPGVLASQAMIEKTLNEDPRWQDTNFVLANYKTDQCTKPPRLCRQGYACPHYHNSRDRRRNPRKFKYRSTPCPSVKHGDEWGEPSKCESSDSCPYCHSRTEQQFHPEIYKSTKCNDMRQTGYCPRGPFCAFAHVERIPSTEETMSTLLSAMQASSQSKLGSQQYQECPITDWSSNMNSITSSASNNGQIGNVFCSNSTTVTPSSGNYSSLSPIGPIGRPKCFTNGSLCSESTTPSVSSPTSYYPKAPGFEREDQAKNQKSQSLENNPRLMDQDKQAHSGMFSVVNPLASSITSSITSSLASSIGSDSSSPTTLSTMNAKATPFYPGSNTVESVIGSALDLNFSDINVASLDKDFEDQDNGLCLTSQRLLGGSAPVNIPGSLARSSSLHSSSSLSASPLGSMSHSLSQSLLTGMASQQSQPQVPPVKTEHGLLGTPTSTQNSLGLNGGAGSIWDFMSGSFSPSPSPVFSSLTSSTVGSSTDICRLLRELDEAKRKIKQWEDAWHQIKQACEAWQKDAHEAKEQAKSAEAERQLAEQKCEDTERKLKEIQRDFDVLCRSPNTPLLRSYGDLDQLPLSKLRSIQSQLRSDLDLIDGVIYQLQSKKCIVCQKHDRSIVLQPCQHYLLCQNCASGKTECPYCKTKVLKW, from the exons atgccGTCGGTTTCGAAAACGGCGGCGAGCGCTTCTCCTCAAACCGAGAAACCAACCCACTATAC ATATTTGAAGGAGTTCAGGACCGAACAGTGCCCGCTGTTTTTGCAGCACAAATGCACGCAGCATAGACCCTTTACGTGTTTCCACTGGCATTTTCTAAACCAGAGAAGACGGAGACCCATACGGAGAAGAGACGGGACTTTTAATTACAGTCCAGATGTGTATTGCACCAAGTATGATGAAACAACAGGAATATGCCCTGACGGAGACGA TTGTCCTTATTTACACCGGACCACCGGTGACACAGAGCGCAAGTACCATTTACGTTACTACAAGACTGGCACCTGCATCCATGAGACAGATGCTCGTGGACACTGTGTGAAGAACGGCCTCCACTGCGCTTTCGCTCATGGACCACATGATCTTCGTCCACCAGTTTATGACATAAG AGAGATCCAGGCACAGGAAGCGCTGCAGAACGGACAGTTGGGATCCGGGGAGGGAATTCCTGACCTGCAGCCAGGTGTGCTGGCCAGCCAGGCCATGATTGAGAAGACACTGAATGAGGACCCCCGCTGGCAAG acacTAATTTTGTTTTGGCCAATTATAAAACGGATCAGTGCACCAAGCCTCCGCGTCTGTGCAGGCAGGGCTATGCCTGTCCCCACTATCACAACAGCAGAGATAGGAGAAGAAATCCCAGAAAGTTCAAATACAG ATCGACCCCGTGCCCGAGTGTAAAACATGGCGATGAATGGGGCGAACCATCAAAGTGTGAGAGCAGCGACAGCTGTCCGTACTGCCACTCCCGCACAGAACAGCAATTCCATCCAGAG ATTTACAAATCTACAAAATGCAACGACATGAGGCAAACTGGATACTGTCCAAGGGGGCCATTCTGTGCTTTTGCACATGTGGAAA GAATTCCCTCCACAGAAGAGACCATGAGCACGTTGCTTTCAGCCATGCAGGCGAGTTCTCAGTCCAAGCTGGGCTCGCAGCAATACCAGGAGTGTCCGATCACCGACTGGAGCAGCAACATGAATTCCATCACCAGCAGCGCTAGCAACAACGGCCAGATAGGAAAC GTGTTTTGCTCTAATAGTACGACTGTAACGCCAAGCTCAGGAAACTACAGTTCTTTGTCCCCAATTGGACCCATCGGCAGGCCAAAATGCTTTACTAATGGTAGCTTATGTTCAGAGTCCACCACGCCCAGTGTTTCCTCTCCGACGTCTTACTATCCCAAAGCTCCGGGTTTTGAACGGGAGGATCAG GCAAAGAACCAGAAGAGCCAGTCTCTGGAAAATAATCCAAGGTTAATGGACCAAGATAAACAG GCTCACAGCGGCATGTTTTCAGTGGTGAACCCGCTAGCCTCCAGCATAACATCGAGCATCACGTCCAGCCTGGCTTCCAGTATCGGATCTGACAGTTCATCACCCACCACTTTATCAACCATGAATGCAAAAGCCACGCCTTTCTATCCAGGCAGCAATACAGTGGAGTCAGTAATAG GATCTGCACTCGACCTTAATTTTAGTGACATCAATGTTGCCTCCCTTGATAAAGATTTCGAGGACCAGGATAACGGCCTTTGTTTAACAA GTCAGAGGTTATTAGGAGGCTCCGCTCCTGTCAATATTCCCGGCTCTCTGGCTCGGTCTTCCTCTCTGCATTCATCCTCCTCTCTTTCCGCCTCCCCGCTTGGCTCAATGTCCCATTCTCTCTCCCAGTCTCTGCTCACTGGAATGGCCTCCCAGCAGAGCCAGCCACAGGTGCCTCCTGTGAAAACCGAGCATGGCCTTCTAGGAACACCCACGTCTACGCAGAATTCCTTAG GTCTGAATGGTGGAGCAGGAAGTATATGGGACTTTATGAGTGGCAGCTTCTCTCCGAGCCCGTCTCCAGTGTTCAGCAGCCTTACTTCCAGCACGGTCGGCTCCAGCACAGACATCTGCCGACTCCTGCGAGAACTGGACGAGGCCAAGCGCAAGATAAAGCAATGGGAAGATGCCTGGCACCAAATCAAACAG GCCTGCGAAGCGTGGCAGAAAGACGCTCACGAAGCGAAGGAACAAGCTAAATCGGCGGAGGCGGAGCGGCAGCTTGCGGAGCAGAAGTGCGAAGATACCGAGCGAAAGCTGAAGGAAATTCAAAGAGACTTTGATGTTTTGTGTCGCTCGCCGAACACGCCCCTCCTACGCAGCTACGGCGATTTGGACCAGCTCCCCCTGTCAAAACTGCGCTCTATCCAGAGCCAGCTGCGCTCCGACCTAGACCTCATAGACGGG GTTATATATCAGCTACagtcaaagaaatgtatagtttGCCAAAAGCATGATCGTTCCATTGTCCTGCAGCCTTGCCAACATTATTTACTTTGTCAGAACTGTGCGTCTGGTAAAACAGAATGTCCATACTGTAAGACAAAAGTCTTGAAGTGGTGA
- the unkl gene encoding putative E3 ubiquitin-protein ligase UNKL isoform X2: MPSVSKTAASASPQTEKPTHYTYLKEFRTEQCPLFLQHKCTQHRPFTCFHWHFLNQRRRRPIRRRDGTFNYSPDVYCTKYDETTGICPDGDDCPYLHRTTGDTERKYHLRYYKTGTCIHETDARGHCVKNGLHCAFAHGPHDLRPPVYDIREIQAQEALQNGQLGSGEGIPDLQPGVLASQAMIEKTLNEDPRWQDTNFVLANYKTDQCTKPPRLCRQGYACPHYHNSRDRRRNPRKFKYRSTPCPSVKHGDEWGEPSKCESSDSCPYCHSRTEQQFHPEIYKSTKCNDMRQTGYCPRGPFCAFAHVERIPSTEETMSTLLSAMQASSQSKLGSQQYQECPITDWSSNMNSITSSASNNGQIGNVFCSNSTTVTPSSGNYSSLSPIGPIGRPKCFTNGSLCSESTTPSVSSPTSYYPKAPGFEREDQAHSGMFSVVNPLASSITSSITSSLASSIGSDSSSPTTLSTMNAKATPFYPGSNTVESVIGSALDLNFSDINVASLDKDFEDQDNGLCLTSQRLLGGSAPVNIPGSLARSSSLHSSSSLSASPLGSMSHSLSQSLLTGMASQQSQPQVPPVKTEHGLLGTPTSTQNSLGLNGGAGSIWDFMSGSFSPSPSPVFSSLTSSTVGSSTDICRLLRELDEAKRKIKQWEDAWHQIKQACEAWQKDAHEAKEQAKSAEAERQLAEQKCEDTERKLKEIQRDFDVLCRSPNTPLLRSYGDLDQLPLSKLRSIQSQLRSDLDLIDGVIYQLQSKKCIVCQKHDRSIVLQPCQHYLLCQNCASGKTECPYCKTKVLKW, encoded by the exons atgccGTCGGTTTCGAAAACGGCGGCGAGCGCTTCTCCTCAAACCGAGAAACCAACCCACTATAC ATATTTGAAGGAGTTCAGGACCGAACAGTGCCCGCTGTTTTTGCAGCACAAATGCACGCAGCATAGACCCTTTACGTGTTTCCACTGGCATTTTCTAAACCAGAGAAGACGGAGACCCATACGGAGAAGAGACGGGACTTTTAATTACAGTCCAGATGTGTATTGCACCAAGTATGATGAAACAACAGGAATATGCCCTGACGGAGACGA TTGTCCTTATTTACACCGGACCACCGGTGACACAGAGCGCAAGTACCATTTACGTTACTACAAGACTGGCACCTGCATCCATGAGACAGATGCTCGTGGACACTGTGTGAAGAACGGCCTCCACTGCGCTTTCGCTCATGGACCACATGATCTTCGTCCACCAGTTTATGACATAAG AGAGATCCAGGCACAGGAAGCGCTGCAGAACGGACAGTTGGGATCCGGGGAGGGAATTCCTGACCTGCAGCCAGGTGTGCTGGCCAGCCAGGCCATGATTGAGAAGACACTGAATGAGGACCCCCGCTGGCAAG acacTAATTTTGTTTTGGCCAATTATAAAACGGATCAGTGCACCAAGCCTCCGCGTCTGTGCAGGCAGGGCTATGCCTGTCCCCACTATCACAACAGCAGAGATAGGAGAAGAAATCCCAGAAAGTTCAAATACAG ATCGACCCCGTGCCCGAGTGTAAAACATGGCGATGAATGGGGCGAACCATCAAAGTGTGAGAGCAGCGACAGCTGTCCGTACTGCCACTCCCGCACAGAACAGCAATTCCATCCAGAG ATTTACAAATCTACAAAATGCAACGACATGAGGCAAACTGGATACTGTCCAAGGGGGCCATTCTGTGCTTTTGCACATGTGGAAA GAATTCCCTCCACAGAAGAGACCATGAGCACGTTGCTTTCAGCCATGCAGGCGAGTTCTCAGTCCAAGCTGGGCTCGCAGCAATACCAGGAGTGTCCGATCACCGACTGGAGCAGCAACATGAATTCCATCACCAGCAGCGCTAGCAACAACGGCCAGATAGGAAAC GTGTTTTGCTCTAATAGTACGACTGTAACGCCAAGCTCAGGAAACTACAGTTCTTTGTCCCCAATTGGACCCATCGGCAGGCCAAAATGCTTTACTAATGGTAGCTTATGTTCAGAGTCCACCACGCCCAGTGTTTCCTCTCCGACGTCTTACTATCCCAAAGCTCCGGGTTTTGAACGGGAGGATCAG GCTCACAGCGGCATGTTTTCAGTGGTGAACCCGCTAGCCTCCAGCATAACATCGAGCATCACGTCCAGCCTGGCTTCCAGTATCGGATCTGACAGTTCATCACCCACCACTTTATCAACCATGAATGCAAAAGCCACGCCTTTCTATCCAGGCAGCAATACAGTGGAGTCAGTAATAG GATCTGCACTCGACCTTAATTTTAGTGACATCAATGTTGCCTCCCTTGATAAAGATTTCGAGGACCAGGATAACGGCCTTTGTTTAACAA GTCAGAGGTTATTAGGAGGCTCCGCTCCTGTCAATATTCCCGGCTCTCTGGCTCGGTCTTCCTCTCTGCATTCATCCTCCTCTCTTTCCGCCTCCCCGCTTGGCTCAATGTCCCATTCTCTCTCCCAGTCTCTGCTCACTGGAATGGCCTCCCAGCAGAGCCAGCCACAGGTGCCTCCTGTGAAAACCGAGCATGGCCTTCTAGGAACACCCACGTCTACGCAGAATTCCTTAG GTCTGAATGGTGGAGCAGGAAGTATATGGGACTTTATGAGTGGCAGCTTCTCTCCGAGCCCGTCTCCAGTGTTCAGCAGCCTTACTTCCAGCACGGTCGGCTCCAGCACAGACATCTGCCGACTCCTGCGAGAACTGGACGAGGCCAAGCGCAAGATAAAGCAATGGGAAGATGCCTGGCACCAAATCAAACAG GCCTGCGAAGCGTGGCAGAAAGACGCTCACGAAGCGAAGGAACAAGCTAAATCGGCGGAGGCGGAGCGGCAGCTTGCGGAGCAGAAGTGCGAAGATACCGAGCGAAAGCTGAAGGAAATTCAAAGAGACTTTGATGTTTTGTGTCGCTCGCCGAACACGCCCCTCCTACGCAGCTACGGCGATTTGGACCAGCTCCCCCTGTCAAAACTGCGCTCTATCCAGAGCCAGCTGCGCTCCGACCTAGACCTCATAGACGGG GTTATATATCAGCTACagtcaaagaaatgtatagtttGCCAAAAGCATGATCGTTCCATTGTCCTGCAGCCTTGCCAACATTATTTACTTTGTCAGAACTGTGCGTCTGGTAAAACAGAATGTCCATACTGTAAGACAAAAGTCTTGAAGTGGTGA
- the unkl gene encoding putative E3 ubiquitin-protein ligase UNKL isoform X4 produces the protein MPSVSKTAASASPQTEKPTHYTYLKEFRTEQCPLFLQHKCTQHRPFTCFHWHFLNQRRRRPIRRRDGTFNYSPDVYCTKYDETTGICPDGDDCPYLHRTTGDTERKYHLRYYKTGTCIHETDARGHCVKNGLHCAFAHGPHDLRPPVYDIREIQAQEALQNGQLGSGEGIPDLQPGVLASQAMIEKTLNEDPRWQDTNFVLANYKTDQCTKPPRLCRQGYACPHYHNSRDRRRNPRKFKYRSTPCPSVKHGDEWGEPSKCESSDSCPYCHSRTEQQFHPEIYKSTKCNDMRQTGYCPRGPFCAFAHVERIPSTEETMSTLLSAMQASSQSKLGSQQYQECPITDWSSNMNSITSSASNNGQIGNAHSGMFSVVNPLASSITSSITSSLASSIGSDSSSPTTLSTMNAKATPFYPGSNTVESVIGSALDLNFSDINVASLDKDFEDQDNGLCLTSQRLLGGSAPVNIPGSLARSSSLHSSSSLSASPLGSMSHSLSQSLLTGMASQQSQPQVPPVKTEHGLLGTPTSTQNSLGLNGGAGSIWDFMSGSFSPSPSPVFSSLTSSTVGSSTDICRLLRELDEAKRKIKQWEDAWHQIKQACEAWQKDAHEAKEQAKSAEAERQLAEQKCEDTERKLKEIQRDFDVLCRSPNTPLLRSYGDLDQLPLSKLRSIQSQLRSDLDLIDGVIYQLQSKKCIVCQKHDRSIVLQPCQHYLLCQNCASGKTECPYCKTKVLKW, from the exons atgccGTCGGTTTCGAAAACGGCGGCGAGCGCTTCTCCTCAAACCGAGAAACCAACCCACTATAC ATATTTGAAGGAGTTCAGGACCGAACAGTGCCCGCTGTTTTTGCAGCACAAATGCACGCAGCATAGACCCTTTACGTGTTTCCACTGGCATTTTCTAAACCAGAGAAGACGGAGACCCATACGGAGAAGAGACGGGACTTTTAATTACAGTCCAGATGTGTATTGCACCAAGTATGATGAAACAACAGGAATATGCCCTGACGGAGACGA TTGTCCTTATTTACACCGGACCACCGGTGACACAGAGCGCAAGTACCATTTACGTTACTACAAGACTGGCACCTGCATCCATGAGACAGATGCTCGTGGACACTGTGTGAAGAACGGCCTCCACTGCGCTTTCGCTCATGGACCACATGATCTTCGTCCACCAGTTTATGACATAAG AGAGATCCAGGCACAGGAAGCGCTGCAGAACGGACAGTTGGGATCCGGGGAGGGAATTCCTGACCTGCAGCCAGGTGTGCTGGCCAGCCAGGCCATGATTGAGAAGACACTGAATGAGGACCCCCGCTGGCAAG acacTAATTTTGTTTTGGCCAATTATAAAACGGATCAGTGCACCAAGCCTCCGCGTCTGTGCAGGCAGGGCTATGCCTGTCCCCACTATCACAACAGCAGAGATAGGAGAAGAAATCCCAGAAAGTTCAAATACAG ATCGACCCCGTGCCCGAGTGTAAAACATGGCGATGAATGGGGCGAACCATCAAAGTGTGAGAGCAGCGACAGCTGTCCGTACTGCCACTCCCGCACAGAACAGCAATTCCATCCAGAG ATTTACAAATCTACAAAATGCAACGACATGAGGCAAACTGGATACTGTCCAAGGGGGCCATTCTGTGCTTTTGCACATGTGGAAA GAATTCCCTCCACAGAAGAGACCATGAGCACGTTGCTTTCAGCCATGCAGGCGAGTTCTCAGTCCAAGCTGGGCTCGCAGCAATACCAGGAGTGTCCGATCACCGACTGGAGCAGCAACATGAATTCCATCACCAGCAGCGCTAGCAACAACGGCCAGATAGGAAAC GCTCACAGCGGCATGTTTTCAGTGGTGAACCCGCTAGCCTCCAGCATAACATCGAGCATCACGTCCAGCCTGGCTTCCAGTATCGGATCTGACAGTTCATCACCCACCACTTTATCAACCATGAATGCAAAAGCCACGCCTTTCTATCCAGGCAGCAATACAGTGGAGTCAGTAATAG GATCTGCACTCGACCTTAATTTTAGTGACATCAATGTTGCCTCCCTTGATAAAGATTTCGAGGACCAGGATAACGGCCTTTGTTTAACAA GTCAGAGGTTATTAGGAGGCTCCGCTCCTGTCAATATTCCCGGCTCTCTGGCTCGGTCTTCCTCTCTGCATTCATCCTCCTCTCTTTCCGCCTCCCCGCTTGGCTCAATGTCCCATTCTCTCTCCCAGTCTCTGCTCACTGGAATGGCCTCCCAGCAGAGCCAGCCACAGGTGCCTCCTGTGAAAACCGAGCATGGCCTTCTAGGAACACCCACGTCTACGCAGAATTCCTTAG GTCTGAATGGTGGAGCAGGAAGTATATGGGACTTTATGAGTGGCAGCTTCTCTCCGAGCCCGTCTCCAGTGTTCAGCAGCCTTACTTCCAGCACGGTCGGCTCCAGCACAGACATCTGCCGACTCCTGCGAGAACTGGACGAGGCCAAGCGCAAGATAAAGCAATGGGAAGATGCCTGGCACCAAATCAAACAG GCCTGCGAAGCGTGGCAGAAAGACGCTCACGAAGCGAAGGAACAAGCTAAATCGGCGGAGGCGGAGCGGCAGCTTGCGGAGCAGAAGTGCGAAGATACCGAGCGAAAGCTGAAGGAAATTCAAAGAGACTTTGATGTTTTGTGTCGCTCGCCGAACACGCCCCTCCTACGCAGCTACGGCGATTTGGACCAGCTCCCCCTGTCAAAACTGCGCTCTATCCAGAGCCAGCTGCGCTCCGACCTAGACCTCATAGACGGG GTTATATATCAGCTACagtcaaagaaatgtatagtttGCCAAAAGCATGATCGTTCCATTGTCCTGCAGCCTTGCCAACATTATTTACTTTGTCAGAACTGTGCGTCTGGTAAAACAGAATGTCCATACTGTAAGACAAAAGTCTTGAAGTGGTGA
- the unkl gene encoding putative E3 ubiquitin-protein ligase UNKL isoform X3 has product MPSVSKTAASASPQTEKPTHYTYLKEFRTEQCPLFLQHKCTQHRPFTCFHWHFLNQRRRRPIRRRDGTFNYSPDVYCTKYDETTGICPDGDDCPYLHRTTGDTERKYHLRYYKTGTCIHETDARGHCVKNGLHCAFAHGPHDLRPPVYDIREIQAQEALQNGQLGSGEGIPDLQPGVLASQAMIEKTLNEDPRWQDTNFVLANYKTDQCTKPPRLCRQGYACPHYHNSRDRRRNPRKFKYRSTPCPSVKHGDEWGEPSKCESSDSCPYCHSRTEQQFHPEIYKSTKCNDMRQTGYCPRGPFCAFAHVERIPSTEETMSTLLSAMQASSQSKLGSQQYQECPITDWSSNMNSITSSASNNGQIGNAKNQKSQSLENNPRLMDQDKQAHSGMFSVVNPLASSITSSITSSLASSIGSDSSSPTTLSTMNAKATPFYPGSNTVESVIGSALDLNFSDINVASLDKDFEDQDNGLCLTSQRLLGGSAPVNIPGSLARSSSLHSSSSLSASPLGSMSHSLSQSLLTGMASQQSQPQVPPVKTEHGLLGTPTSTQNSLGLNGGAGSIWDFMSGSFSPSPSPVFSSLTSSTVGSSTDICRLLRELDEAKRKIKQWEDAWHQIKQACEAWQKDAHEAKEQAKSAEAERQLAEQKCEDTERKLKEIQRDFDVLCRSPNTPLLRSYGDLDQLPLSKLRSIQSQLRSDLDLIDGVIYQLQSKKCIVCQKHDRSIVLQPCQHYLLCQNCASGKTECPYCKTKVLKW; this is encoded by the exons atgccGTCGGTTTCGAAAACGGCGGCGAGCGCTTCTCCTCAAACCGAGAAACCAACCCACTATAC ATATTTGAAGGAGTTCAGGACCGAACAGTGCCCGCTGTTTTTGCAGCACAAATGCACGCAGCATAGACCCTTTACGTGTTTCCACTGGCATTTTCTAAACCAGAGAAGACGGAGACCCATACGGAGAAGAGACGGGACTTTTAATTACAGTCCAGATGTGTATTGCACCAAGTATGATGAAACAACAGGAATATGCCCTGACGGAGACGA TTGTCCTTATTTACACCGGACCACCGGTGACACAGAGCGCAAGTACCATTTACGTTACTACAAGACTGGCACCTGCATCCATGAGACAGATGCTCGTGGACACTGTGTGAAGAACGGCCTCCACTGCGCTTTCGCTCATGGACCACATGATCTTCGTCCACCAGTTTATGACATAAG AGAGATCCAGGCACAGGAAGCGCTGCAGAACGGACAGTTGGGATCCGGGGAGGGAATTCCTGACCTGCAGCCAGGTGTGCTGGCCAGCCAGGCCATGATTGAGAAGACACTGAATGAGGACCCCCGCTGGCAAG acacTAATTTTGTTTTGGCCAATTATAAAACGGATCAGTGCACCAAGCCTCCGCGTCTGTGCAGGCAGGGCTATGCCTGTCCCCACTATCACAACAGCAGAGATAGGAGAAGAAATCCCAGAAAGTTCAAATACAG ATCGACCCCGTGCCCGAGTGTAAAACATGGCGATGAATGGGGCGAACCATCAAAGTGTGAGAGCAGCGACAGCTGTCCGTACTGCCACTCCCGCACAGAACAGCAATTCCATCCAGAG ATTTACAAATCTACAAAATGCAACGACATGAGGCAAACTGGATACTGTCCAAGGGGGCCATTCTGTGCTTTTGCACATGTGGAAA GAATTCCCTCCACAGAAGAGACCATGAGCACGTTGCTTTCAGCCATGCAGGCGAGTTCTCAGTCCAAGCTGGGCTCGCAGCAATACCAGGAGTGTCCGATCACCGACTGGAGCAGCAACATGAATTCCATCACCAGCAGCGCTAGCAACAACGGCCAGATAGGAAAC GCAAAGAACCAGAAGAGCCAGTCTCTGGAAAATAATCCAAGGTTAATGGACCAAGATAAACAG GCTCACAGCGGCATGTTTTCAGTGGTGAACCCGCTAGCCTCCAGCATAACATCGAGCATCACGTCCAGCCTGGCTTCCAGTATCGGATCTGACAGTTCATCACCCACCACTTTATCAACCATGAATGCAAAAGCCACGCCTTTCTATCCAGGCAGCAATACAGTGGAGTCAGTAATAG GATCTGCACTCGACCTTAATTTTAGTGACATCAATGTTGCCTCCCTTGATAAAGATTTCGAGGACCAGGATAACGGCCTTTGTTTAACAA GTCAGAGGTTATTAGGAGGCTCCGCTCCTGTCAATATTCCCGGCTCTCTGGCTCGGTCTTCCTCTCTGCATTCATCCTCCTCTCTTTCCGCCTCCCCGCTTGGCTCAATGTCCCATTCTCTCTCCCAGTCTCTGCTCACTGGAATGGCCTCCCAGCAGAGCCAGCCACAGGTGCCTCCTGTGAAAACCGAGCATGGCCTTCTAGGAACACCCACGTCTACGCAGAATTCCTTAG GTCTGAATGGTGGAGCAGGAAGTATATGGGACTTTATGAGTGGCAGCTTCTCTCCGAGCCCGTCTCCAGTGTTCAGCAGCCTTACTTCCAGCACGGTCGGCTCCAGCACAGACATCTGCCGACTCCTGCGAGAACTGGACGAGGCCAAGCGCAAGATAAAGCAATGGGAAGATGCCTGGCACCAAATCAAACAG GCCTGCGAAGCGTGGCAGAAAGACGCTCACGAAGCGAAGGAACAAGCTAAATCGGCGGAGGCGGAGCGGCAGCTTGCGGAGCAGAAGTGCGAAGATACCGAGCGAAAGCTGAAGGAAATTCAAAGAGACTTTGATGTTTTGTGTCGCTCGCCGAACACGCCCCTCCTACGCAGCTACGGCGATTTGGACCAGCTCCCCCTGTCAAAACTGCGCTCTATCCAGAGCCAGCTGCGCTCCGACCTAGACCTCATAGACGGG GTTATATATCAGCTACagtcaaagaaatgtatagtttGCCAAAAGCATGATCGTTCCATTGTCCTGCAGCCTTGCCAACATTATTTACTTTGTCAGAACTGTGCGTCTGGTAAAACAGAATGTCCATACTGTAAGACAAAAGTCTTGAAGTGGTGA